A window of Trueperaceae bacterium genomic DNA:
GGGCGCGCCGACGCCGCCGTCCTCGCCGACCTCTCGACGTGCGCCTGGACGGTGGACGCCTGGATGGCCGCCGACCGCGACGCGGTCCTGCGCTACTACCTCGGGAACGTCGACGCCGGCCTCGACCTCCTCGCCGTCGGCGGCACGACCCTCCGCCGCCCCGTCCCCGAGGGCCAGGAGGCCGCGACGCTGGAGCGCACCTGGCCGCCCGCGGCCGGCGACGCCTTCGCGTCCGTCGCCTTCACCGGCCCCGGCCCCGGCCTGCCGCGCATCCTGTCGCTGCTGTTCACGGTCGACACGAACGTCGCGCTGCCCGACCTCCCCCGCTACCTGGCGTTCCCCGACCGCTGACCCCCGCCCCGGCGGACGCGCCCCGCGTCCGCCGTCCTCGGTTGTGGCGGTTGCGCCGGGCGGGGCCCGCCGGCCGTTCTGTCATGCGGGCGTGGCCCCACCCGTTCCGGGGCCGCGAGGAGGCGCCATGCTCCGCACCCGCCCCCGCCCCCGCCACGTCCTCGTGACCGGCGGCGCCGGCTTCCTCGGGTCGCACCTCGTCGAGCGCCTACGGCAGGACGACGACCGCGTCACGGTCCTCGGCGACGAGGCGGCCCCGACCCGCGCAGGTCACGGCGAGGTGCTCGTCGCGGCGTACCGCGATCCCCCATGCCCACCGACAAAACGCAATGGAGTCACCTCCTTCACACTCTCGTGGTTCTTGGGGGCTGCCGTGCGTCGTCCCCCCGCGTTCCCCCGTCCCCGCCACGCCCTCGCCGTTGGGATGCTGGTCGGTCTCGCCGCCTGCGCCGGCCCGACGCCGCCCCCCGACGTCGCGCCCAGCGACCTCGACGTGCGCGGGCTCGGGGGCGCCGTCGAGCTCACCTGGACCGCGCCGACCGACGTGGACGTCGTTGCCCAGGTCCGCCGCGACGACGTCGCGACCTGGCGGGACGCGCCGCTCGCCCCCGCCGGCGGGACGTCGGGCGCGTCCGCGGTCTCCGCGACGAACAGCAGGGTCGTACGGGCGGTGTAGCGGTCCGGCGCCCACGCGGTCCCCGCCGCCGCGATTGCGGCGGCCACGCCGGCGGCCAGCACCAGCGCGGCCCGCATACCCGCCAGGCCCAGCGGCACGACGCGGGCGCGGGCCCGCACCACCGCCCCCACACCGCGCCGTCGCGCAGCGCACCGACGCCGTACCGCTCCAGGTGCGGTGCGGTCCGCACCGGCCCCCATGCCGCCGCCCCGTCCACCCGCGGCGCGAGCGCCATCGGCAGGGCGGGGATCGCGCGCCCCCCGCACGCACCGTCCGCGCGGCGTGGGCGACCGCGGGGATCGACCGCACCGCGCGGCGGCGGGCGTCCCGCGGCCCGGCCGGCACGACGGCTCGCGGCCGTCCGCCCCACGCGACGACGTCGGTCGGGCCGGGCAGCAGGTGGCGGGCCCACGGCAGGTCGGGGTGGCCGCGCTCCACGGCGGCGGGGTCGACCGGCGCGTCGGTTCCGCGAGCGGGGGACGGCGTCCGCATGACGCCTCCGGCATAGCACCGACGGGGGTGGTGGGCCGGCGCAGCGGTACGGGGCGCGCGTCCCGACGGTCGGGCCGGCGCGCCCGGTACCATGCGGGCATGAACACCGTCATCATCGGGACCGGCTACGTCGGCCTCACCACCGGCGTGGCGCTCGCGTACGTCGGGCACGACGTCACGTGCGTCGACCTCGATCCCGGCCTCGTGGAGCGGTTGTCGCGCGGCGAAGCGACGATCCACGAGCCCGGCCTCGAGGAGCTCCTGCACCTGGCCCAGGACCACCTGACGTTCACGACCGACCTGCCCGACCTGGAGGGCGACACGGTGGTCGTCATCGCGGTGGGGACGCCCCCCAAGGAGAACGGCGATGCGGACATGGCGTACGTCGACGTCGCCGCCCGCCAGATCGCGGAACGCATCCAGCCCGGGGCGGACCTCGTCGTGGTGAACAAGTCGACCGTCCCCATCGGGTCCGCCCGGCACGTCGACGGGATCGTCCGCCGCACCCTGCGCGAGCGGGGCGTGGAGGCGACCGTCGCGGTCGCCTCCAACCCCGAGTTCCTGGCGGAGGGTCGCGCGGTGCGCGACAGCCTCTACCCCGACCGCATCGTGGTCGGGGCGGACGACGACGACGCGGTCGCGATGTTGCGGCGGCTGTACGAGCCGCTCCTCGAGCAGGCGTTCGAAGCGCCGCCCGGGATCCCCCGCCCCGACCGCATGCCGCTCCCGCCGCTGATCACGACCACCCCCACCAGCGCGGAGCTCACGAAGTACGCCGCCAACAGCTTCCTGGCGACGAAGATCAGCTTCATCAACGAGTTCGCCGGCCTCGCCGAGCGCGTCGGTGCGGACGTCACCCAGGTCGCGCGCGCCATCGGCCTCGACGACCGGATCGGGTCGCGTTTCCTGCACGCCGGCATCGGGTGGGGGGGCAGCTGTTTCGGGAAGGACACCCGCGCCATCCTGGCGACCGCGGACGTCTACGACTTCCCGATGCCGGTCGTGCAGGCGGCGGTCGACGTGAACTACCAGCAGCGCGTCCGCATCGTCGAGAAGCTGCAGGAGCACCTGAAGGTCCTGCGCGGCACCACGATCGGGATCCTGGGGTTGGCGTTCAAGGGCGACACCGACGACCTGCGCGACGCGCCGGCCCTCACGCTGATCGAGGTCCTGCAGGACCGCGGGGCGCAGGTGCGGGTGCACGACCCCGTCGCGATGGACAACGCGAAGGCGTTGGAGCCGTCCCTGGACGTGACGTACGCCACCGACGCGGTCGACCTGGCGGAGGGCTGCGACGCGCTCGTCGTCGCGACCGACTGGGACGCCTACCGTCACCTCCCCCTCGACGACGTGGCGGCCGCGATGCGCGGTCGGGTGGTGGTCGACGCCCGGAACCTGTTGGACCCGGACGCGGTCCGGGCCCGGCAGCTGCGCTACGTCGGCGTGGGGCGGTAGCGCGGGTGCGCCACGCCCTCGTGACCGGCGCCGCCGGGTTCATCGGCAGTCACCTGGTCGACGCCCTCCTCAACGAGGGTGGCTGGCGCGTGACCGGCCTGGACGCCTTCGATCCGTTCTACGACCCCGCGGAGAAGCGCGCGAACGTCGCGCCGCACGAGGGCAGCGACCGCTACCGCCTGGTCGACGTCGACCTGCGCGCCCCCGCGACGCTCCAGCAGGTCCTCGATCCGATCGCGGAGGCCACCCCGTTCGACGTGATCGTGCACCTGGCCGCGAAGGCGGGCGTCCGCCCCAGCCTCGAGGACCCGGTCGGATACCAGCAGGTGAACGTCATGGGGACGCAGTCCCTGCTGGAGCTGGCGAAGGGCTGGGGCACGCCGCAGTTCGTGTTCGCGTCGTCGTCCAGCGTGTACGGCGTCGACCCGGACGTACCCTGGCGGGAGGACCACGCGGTCCTGCGCCCCATCAGCCCCTACGCCAGCACCAAGGTGTCGGGGGAACTGCTGGGGCACGTCTACGCCCACCTGTACGACCTGCGCTTCGTGGCCCTGCGCTTCTTCACGGTGTACGGGCCGCGCCAGCGGCCCGACCTCGCCATCCGCAAGTTCGCGGAGCGCATGCTGGACGGCGCCCCGATCCCCGTGTACGGCGACGGCACGACCCGCCGGGACTACACGTACGTCGCGGACACCGTGCAGGGGATCCGCGCGGCGATGGACTACGGCGCGTCCCCCTACGACGTGTTCAACCTCGGGAACGACGCGACGGTGGACCTGAACGCGATGATCGCGACGCTCGAGCGGGCGTTGGGCGTCGACGCGATCCGCGAACCGCACCCCGCCCAACCGGGCGACGTCCCGCAGACCTGGGCGGACGTCACCCAGGCCCGGGACCGGCTCGGGTACGCCCCCACCACCGACTTCGAGACCGGCATCGACCGGTTCGTCACCTGGCTGCGGGACGTGCGCGGGGCCTCCTGACGAACGGCGCATCGGCGCCCCGACGCATCGACGGGAACAGGACCGGGCCGCCCTGGGGCGGCCCGGTCTCCTGCGCGGCGGCGGGGCCGCGCGTCGACTAGTCGTCGGTCGGGCTCGGGACGACCGTGAGGTTCCGGAAGTTCGTGCGGACC
This region includes:
- a CDS encoding NAD-dependent epimerase/dehydratase family protein, whose protein sequence is MLRTRPRPRHVLVTGGAGFLGSHLVERLRQDDDRVTVLGDEAAPTRAGHGEVLVAAYRDPPCPPTKRNGVTSFTLSWFLGAAVRRPPAFPRPRHALAVGMLVGLAACAGPTPPPDVAPSDLDVRGLGGAVELTWTAPTDVDVVAQVRRDDVATWRDAPLAPAGGTSGASAVSATNSRVVRAV
- a CDS encoding UDP-glucose/GDP-mannose dehydrogenase family protein, with the protein product MNTVIIGTGYVGLTTGVALAYVGHDVTCVDLDPGLVERLSRGEATIHEPGLEELLHLAQDHLTFTTDLPDLEGDTVVVIAVGTPPKENGDADMAYVDVAARQIAERIQPGADLVVVNKSTVPIGSARHVDGIVRRTLRERGVEATVAVASNPEFLAEGRAVRDSLYPDRIVVGADDDDAVAMLRRLYEPLLEQAFEAPPGIPRPDRMPLPPLITTTPTSAELTKYAANSFLATKISFINEFAGLAERVGADVTQVARAIGLDDRIGSRFLHAGIGWGGSCFGKDTRAILATADVYDFPMPVVQAAVDVNYQQRVRIVEKLQEHLKVLRGTTIGILGLAFKGDTDDLRDAPALTLIEVLQDRGAQVRVHDPVAMDNAKALEPSLDVTYATDAVDLAEGCDALVVATDWDAYRHLPLDDVAAAMRGRVVVDARNLLDPDAVRARQLRYVGVGR
- a CDS encoding GDP-mannose 4,6-dehydratase; this encodes MRHALVTGAAGFIGSHLVDALLNEGGWRVTGLDAFDPFYDPAEKRANVAPHEGSDRYRLVDVDLRAPATLQQVLDPIAEATPFDVIVHLAAKAGVRPSLEDPVGYQQVNVMGTQSLLELAKGWGTPQFVFASSSSVYGVDPDVPWREDHAVLRPISPYASTKVSGELLGHVYAHLYDLRFVALRFFTVYGPRQRPDLAIRKFAERMLDGAPIPVYGDGTTRRDYTYVADTVQGIRAAMDYGASPYDVFNLGNDATVDLNAMIATLERALGVDAIREPHPAQPGDVPQTWADVTQARDRLGYAPTTDFETGIDRFVTWLRDVRGAS